Below is a window of Zygosaccharomyces rouxii strain CBS732 chromosome C complete sequence DNA.
CGCATCTTTGTCATTATGCTTAGACTCAAGATGGATTCCAGCGAGAGAAAAGCTgtttcaaagaattcaaGTTTTCTTGATGCTGTCACCAAGAGGTTGGCTCATGAGGATGCTACCGTTAGAGAGAAGACCATGTATGTGGCTAAGCTTGTAACCGATGGTCAATTGCAATACGATAGTGATTTTTCCATAAACATTCCTGAGCTAGATATCTCAGATATCTCAAACATTCCGGATTACACCACTTTGAGAGACTCCGAACCTTCCTTGGAAGATACTAAGGCGTTATCACCGTCAACACCACTAACGCAAGAATTGGCTCGTCTAGAAATttcagaagaattagaaccCATTGTATTTGTGAAAGAtttagtgaaaaaattcgaaTCTCAGGAGAATAAACCACTCATACCTCTTTTACAATCTACGGTCAAACTGGTTCGccaaaagaaagatttccCATTGGAAGTAGGATTTTACTCATCGGCATTGTTACTCCACATATCCACACTGAACAATGATATAGATGAACCTAATTTCGAAAATTGGCGTATCAATGCTCTAGTGGGTTTGTTGGTGGTTACACCTGAAAAGGTGCAAGATTTACAACGAATCCTATTCAATTCAGAACTGTCACTGCAGCAACGTATGTCAGTCCTCACCAGTATGAGTTTTGCTGCAAGAGAATTAAGAGGCTTCGATAATGGTTCAACAATTGTTGCCCCTCAGTATGATTTCCCGACTGAACGTTTACCGTGGGATCGTCCATCGGCTAGACATCAGTTGCACGAAGACGAATACACAAACTCAGAACCAGTGATAACCTCATCCCATCCCGTTTGGAGATCAAAGAAGCTGGATAATGCTGCTCAAGTAAGCAATAAAAACCATTTTAAAGACCATGCCcccatttttttctacCCGCTAGCGCACGGTTGGCTCAACGGTATAGAACTAGGTACCTACGACAAGCTGTTCAAACGTCACTACATGAAGACAACCGCAATAGTTTACCAATGTTGTCACCCTCATAGGGACTACGATGAGATGACAGAAACAATGCTTCAATTGACTACTCAGGCTCTTCAACAAGGAATCGAACCCTAGAAATTCCACTTTTCGGGGAACTTCCGATGAGCCATGCGATGTTTACGTTGCGGCAATTTACTCAATGGACTAAAAGAGGAACCCTTtaatcaaaaaaatttcaatgtACCGCGAAGTTGCTCGGAGTTAAATGGATAAAGCGGATTTCATGCTCGTAACCCAAGTATAAGAAACTGCAACTGAAGACGACCGATGAACCCTtaggtaaaaaaaaaaagagagtTTAGGATAAAGTATTGAAGGATCCAGTCTAGTAATACCTTCCTTATAAATTTTCTATATCGGGATTATCCAATACCTATTGGGGACAAGTTATGCATTAGACCTGATTTACGGTCCTTATGGAATCTTCGCATTGTTGAATTATCAAATAAGTCAAGTACATTATTTGATTGATTTTGAAGGGTTAGATTATAGATCTAAAATTGTGTCGTATATATGATCGGGATGTGGTCTGAGAGGTTGTGGGACCTTTGTAAAACCACTTTGTTATTTTTCCTTATTGCCATTGGTGTGCAAGCGCTTTTGAGTGTACTAATAACATGGGCTTTCCGTTTCACTGACGCTCCCGTAGagaaattttcatttagGATATTTGGTAAATCGATCAAAGCGTTTCGGTTAAGAACCTCCTCCTTCGATTTAAAGATCGGTAATATTCATTTCAGCATAGGTAGGAAATTAGGCCTATTCTTAGAGGATGTGAGTGTAGAATTGCGTGAAACGAAAGGAAATGCCCAGAACTcttcaaaaaagaaaccggataaatcttcatcatcgttcCTAACTGGTGACAAGATACAGTTTACAATTGGGAGTGGAATGCTGACAGTTTTAAGATGGATGTTACCTTTTAGAATATATGTGAAAAACCTAGTAACAATGAAATATGATGGAACTACCCTTAGGGCGGAACTGGCCTCGATGGCAATTGCCAAATTCTCAGATAAAAAACTTAATGCAGAGGTGTTTTTGCATGCAGCTACTCATTTGGAAAGTGGCGCCAGCATTCATCATATTGGGTACGAATTTAAGGTAAGACTGGATCAATCTAGGGATGAATGTACGGACAAGATGTTGGTTATTATACAGAATTGGTCCTCATACTTGAGGGTTAGCGGAGTTCATATTAGAGTACCCAGTTTATTAGATCCATATGCTCCAAATGACAGTGACAGTAGTAAAGGTTCGAATGGTGACAGGTTGGAAAAGTTCTTAGAAACATCAGGAAATTTACTCAAAAAGTTTAGAGCTCCCGTTGAGACCGTAAAAGTTGTTGATATCaagattgaaaatattATGGTAGAATATGAAAATAATGCCGTAATTACTATCTCCAATTTGCAACTCTTATTAGAATTTGTTAGTGTCTACAGTTATGGTAtgaatttggaatttctgCCTTCCAAAAAATATCTTCACAGGGACCTTCAATTGTCTATAACTGCGAATTCGATGGTAGCGGAAGCAGATGATGTTTCCATTGTTAGGATTCCCCTTATCAATGCCATTATTGCTACAGATTGCATTTCTAAATTATTCCAGGGAGTTCCCTTGACAAAGGCGAAGGTTTTGAACACATTCAATGTTATTGATCCTACTGTAGTCGTCACGATGGACCAACTTTTGGCAATACTGACCTTCATCAATGGATACAAGGCAGCTAAGGCAAGTAAAATTGCTACTCGAGAGGGCGAGGAGGATAATTATGATGATGCTGtagatgataatgatgataacgataatGGTGTTGAACTCGAATACAGTGATACCggcattgatgaagagaagaatttcCAAACACAAAAGGAGAGAACCGTTGAGGTGTTGAAACAAAAATTAAGAATTGTTCCCAATATTATGTTAGAGTTCAATATTTCCAACTTCAGCGCTACTTTGCAACTATCAGAAAGAGATAATTtaatctttaaaatataCAACGTTCAGTTCTTGGGGTACCATCAAAATGAGAATATGACTTTCATTCCGGATTCGACTATCAACGATACCTTCTCAAGACCAGAACTAGCATACTTGGAGAGGGATCCATTcatggaaaatttgacGAACTATTTAAAGATTGTCGGGGCTACCTTGACTTTTCTTAGTTTACCAGATGAAGGGGAATATAATGCACtatcaataccaatatGTGGGTTTGAAAGGTTTGATTCTTTCATGGATGAAGTTACggatttttcatttaataTCCATAGTACACTAAGACATTTCAGTTTTACGTTGGACAGTTTTGACGTCTTTAACAAGATAAGCGAAGCCTTGATAGAAATATGGCTTGTCAAGCAAGAGGGCGATAAAATTCAATCGAAGGGGACAGAGGGGCAACAAAGAACATTGAAGGGCCCTTCCCTCGTTTTTGATTGGTCATTGAAGATGCGATTCAAGGATGTGTCATTTTCCATGTTGTTGGCTGGCTTTCTGCCACGATATTTGGATCCCATAGAATTGAATGGTATGAACCTTTCAGATTTTGGTAGAGGTTGTATCTTCCTGGTTAATGAAGCTTTTTTGAATCTGGGACCTAAGCAAAAGGACTGCCACATTTTAGATTCTTCATTGATCCGTATCATTGAGAACCCACGAGGACCACAGCTAACAGATACTATAGTCAAGTTTAGAGATTTGAAGTTTACTACAAATTGGGACAAAGAAACTTCTTTGACACTACCATGTATTCATCTTAAATTGGACGTCAATATTATATGGTTCGTTTTTTTCGTTCGCAGTGTATTTGATCACCACTTCTTACGGTTTAAACAAAATGGAGATACTTCTGTAGAGAAAGTGCAGTCGAAACCAGTGAAAAAGTCACGGAAGTTCGACTTAAAACTGGATAAAATCACTATTGAACTCACTTTGCCACAAAACACTCCACTACTGCTTTCTTTTACGGGCATTTCATTTGCCGCGGAGAATCGTGTGCTCAAGGTCTCCTCCCTCTCAGCGTTGGTAAAGTCAGTAtatgtgaaaaaattcGACGTACATATACCCTTGATGGATATTCGGgactttgaaattgatttaaGTGgtattcaaaagaaatcgTTTAGCATTGCGACATCTGAAGTTCATTTCCATACTGAATACCACTTCAGGTTTTACGTGATCGTGGATAATATTAttagtttcttcaaatcaatCAAACAAATACATTTGGCTTTTAGAAATCTCGCTGATTTCCATAAATTATACCCATCTCAAATGATGCCCAGAAAGCTGCCTTCATTGCAGTTCTTcacaaagaaattttgCGTCGAAGTGAAAGATGATCCCTTTGAGCAAGAGCTGGGGTTAATTTTTAAAGTTGGAGTTTTGGAACAGAAAGAGAGACTGGAAAAACTTAAGGAGTTTGAATTACTGAAGGGAGACTATCTGACACCATCACAGATAGATAGTGTTCGTGAAAACAGTTGGATTCGGAAAGCCAGACAGAGGTTGTTGGAGAATTTCTCTACTTCTTGGATCAGTAGGTATCGTGAGGCTAGCATAAGCTTCTATGGCATGCCCCCTCGTATCGCTAAGCATCAAGACATTG
It encodes the following:
- the TEL2 gene encoding Tel2p (similar to uniprot|P53038 Saccharomyces cerevisiae YGR099W TEL2 Essential DNA-binding protein specific to single-stranded yeast telomeric DNA repeats required for telomere length regulation and telomere position effect), with amino-acid sequence MVDFSVLQGDCDGQTVVSLVREVFESHEPLELVSIMTMVQKVIPFYPSLGPVAQDQLVQIVGRSFTFFSQLVSFVLSMRSDQREVRIFKTVILEVLRRGECFYQYIQELESKLERNSLNSLFFGSKLFNVLLSEINILEYLEILRVQWGKVFKESSFQDAIYGSLFVSMIILHPTLCPDIVFGQLVFISDDHCSGFKKLVKNSTLLDQRRTIRFLLLYLQLHTNLSNYRSVWAALEPLPLHKTVDLDTLLTLRSDILQEIVLRQMPRIQNSSFVLPLIRRFAECSNLDDQVCRIFVIMLRLKMDSSERKAVSKNSSFLDAVTKRLAHEDATVREKTMYVAKLVTDGQLQYDSDFSINIPELDISDISNIPDYTTLRDSEPSLEDTKALSPSTPLTQELARLEISEELEPIVFVKDLVKKFESQENKPLIPLLQSTVKLVRQKKDFPLEVGFYSSALLLHISTLNNDIDEPNFENWRINALVGLLVVTPEKVQDLQRILFNSELSLQQRMSVLTSMSFAARELRGFDNGSTIVAPQYDFPTERLPWDRPSARHQLHEDEYTNSEPVITSSHPVWRSKKLDNAAQVSNKNHFKDHAPIFFYPLAHGWLNGIELGTYDKLFKRHYMKTTAIVYQCCHPHRDYDEMTETMLQLTTQALQQGIEP